In the Neofelis nebulosa isolate mNeoNeb1 chromosome 11, mNeoNeb1.pri, whole genome shotgun sequence genome, one interval contains:
- the PRAME gene encoding melanoma antigen preferentially expressed in tumors isoform X2 — protein sequence MWPKLPQVYLQDSFRSRFIRMRLPAPPRLVDLAGQSLLKDQALAIAALEVLPMELFPPLFTAAFAGRYSETLKAMVQAWPFACLPLGALMKEQQPHQEIFQAALDGLDVLLAQEPRPRRWKLQVLDLRKNAHQDFWTVWSGTRASIYSLLEPEVAQPLKKRQKVDSCRPEPKQTLAPVEVLIDLCLKEGTPDESLAYLIRKVKQGKGLLHLCCKKLKIFAMPMQNIKKILKMVQLDSIQDLEVNCTWKLSTLGKFAPHLGQMGNLRRLLLSHIHMSAHSTPTKEEQCVSQFTSQFLRLHYLEELYLDSISFLKDRLDQVLSCLKTPLETLSITNCLLSESDLTHLSQHLNVSQLKDLGLSGVNLTCMSAGPLQVLIERASATLQDLDLDECGIMDSQFSAILPALSHCSQLMTFSFCGNPISMAVLEDLLHHTVGLSKLSHVLYPAPLESYEDVRGTLHLGRLAHLHARLKQMLQELGRPGMVWFSANPCPHCGDRTFYDPEPILCPCYMPV from the exons aTGTGGCCAAAACTCCCCCAAGTGTACCTCCag GATTCTTTTCGGAGCAGATTCATCAGGATGCGCCTCCCGGCCCCACCCAGACTCGTGGATCTGGCAGGTCAGAGCCTGCTGAAGGACCAGGCCTTGGCCATCGCTGCTCTGGAGGTGCTGCCCATGGAGCTCTTCCCACCGCTGTTCACAGCGGCCTTCGCTGGGAGGTACAGTGAGACCCTGAAGGCGATGGTGCAGGCCTGGCCCTTTGCCTGCCTTCCTCTGGGGGCCCTGATGAAGGAGCAGCAGCCTCACCAGGAGATCTTTCAAGCTGCACTGGATGGACTCGACGTCCTGCTTGCCCAGGAGCCTCGGCCCAG GAGGTGGAAACTTCAGGTACTGGATTTACGGAAGAATGCTCATCAGGACTTCTGGACCGTGTGGTCTGGGACCAGGGCCAGTATATACTCCCTGTTGGAGCCAGAGGTGGCCCAGCCCCTGAAGAAGAGGCAAAAAGTAGATAGTTGCAGGCCAGAGCCCAAGCAGACCTTGGCTCCTGTGGAGGTGCTTATCGATCTTTGCCTCAAAGAAGGCACCCCTGATGAGTCTCTCGCCTACCTCATCCGGAAAGTCAAGCAGGGCAAAGGTCTGCTGCATCTGTGCTGTAAGAAGCTGAAGATTTTCGCCATGCCGATGCAGAACATCAAGAAGATCCTGAAAATGGTGCAGCTGGACTCTATCCAGGATTTGGAAGTGAATTGTACCTGGAAACTGTCCACCCTGGGGAAGTTTGCTCCTCACCTGGGTCAGATGGGCAATCTGCGTAGGCTCCTCCTCTCCCACATTCACATGTCTGCCCACTCCACCCCCACGAAGGAGGAACAGTGTGTCAGCCAGTTCACCTCTCAGTTCCTCAGGCTGCACTACCTTGAGGAGCTCTATTTGGACTCTATCTCCTTCCTTAAGGACCGCCTGGACCAAGTGCTCAG CTGCCTGAAGACCCCCTTGGAGACCCTGTCAATAACTAACTGCCTGCTTTCGGAATCAGACTTGACGCATCTGTCCCAGCACCTGAACGTCAGTCAGCTGAAGGACCTGGGTCTCAGTGGGGTCAACCTGACCTGTATGAGTGCCGGGCCCCTCCAAGTTCTGATAGAGAGAGCCTCTGCCACCCTCCAGGACCTGGACTTAGATGAGTGTGGGATCATGGACTCCCAGTTCAGTGCCATCCTGCCTGCCCTGAGCCACTGCTCGCAGCTCATGACTTTCAGTTTCTGTGGAAACCCCATCTCCATGGCTGTCCTGGAGGACCTGCTTCACCACACCGTCGGGCTGAGCAAGCTGAGTCACGTGCTGTATCCCGCCCCCCTGGAGAGTTACGAGGATGTCCGTGGCACCCTCCACCTGGGCAGGCTTGCCCACCTGCATGCCAGGCTGAAGCAGATGCTGCAGGAGCTGGGGCGGCCTGGCATGGTCTGGTTCAGTGCCAACCCCTGTCCTCATTGTGGTGATAGGACCTTCTATGACCCGGAGCCCATTCTCTGCCCCTGTTACATGCCTGTGTAG
- the PRAME gene encoding melanoma antigen preferentially expressed in tumors isoform X3: MRLPAPPRLVDLAGQSLLKDQALAIAALEVLPMELFPPLFTAAFAGRYSETLKAMVQAWPFACLPLGALMKEQQPHQEIFQAALDGLDVLLAQEPRPRRWKLQVLDLRKNAHQDFWTVWSGTRASIYSLLEPEVAQPLKKRQKVDSCRPEPKQTLAPVEVLIDLCLKEGTPDESLAYLIRKVKQGKGLLHLCCKKLKIFAMPMQNIKKILKMVQLDSIQDLEVNCTWKLSTLGKFAPHLGQMGNLRRLLLSHIHMSAHSTPTKEEQCVSQFTSQFLRLHYLEELYLDSISFLKDRLDQVLSCLKTPLETLSITNCLLSESDLTHLSQHLNVSQLKDLGLSGVNLTCMSAGPLQVLIERASATLQDLDLDECGIMDSQFSAILPALSHCSQLMTFSFCGNPISMAVLEDLLHHTVGLSKLSHVLYPAPLESYEDVRGTLHLGRLAHLHARLKQMLQELGRPGMVWFSANPCPHCGDRTFYDPEPILCPCYMPV; this comes from the exons ATGCGCCTCCCGGCCCCACCCAGACTCGTGGATCTGGCAGGTCAGAGCCTGCTGAAGGACCAGGCCTTGGCCATCGCTGCTCTGGAGGTGCTGCCCATGGAGCTCTTCCCACCGCTGTTCACAGCGGCCTTCGCTGGGAGGTACAGTGAGACCCTGAAGGCGATGGTGCAGGCCTGGCCCTTTGCCTGCCTTCCTCTGGGGGCCCTGATGAAGGAGCAGCAGCCTCACCAGGAGATCTTTCAAGCTGCACTGGATGGACTCGACGTCCTGCTTGCCCAGGAGCCTCGGCCCAG GAGGTGGAAACTTCAGGTACTGGATTTACGGAAGAATGCTCATCAGGACTTCTGGACCGTGTGGTCTGGGACCAGGGCCAGTATATACTCCCTGTTGGAGCCAGAGGTGGCCCAGCCCCTGAAGAAGAGGCAAAAAGTAGATAGTTGCAGGCCAGAGCCCAAGCAGACCTTGGCTCCTGTGGAGGTGCTTATCGATCTTTGCCTCAAAGAAGGCACCCCTGATGAGTCTCTCGCCTACCTCATCCGGAAAGTCAAGCAGGGCAAAGGTCTGCTGCATCTGTGCTGTAAGAAGCTGAAGATTTTCGCCATGCCGATGCAGAACATCAAGAAGATCCTGAAAATGGTGCAGCTGGACTCTATCCAGGATTTGGAAGTGAATTGTACCTGGAAACTGTCCACCCTGGGGAAGTTTGCTCCTCACCTGGGTCAGATGGGCAATCTGCGTAGGCTCCTCCTCTCCCACATTCACATGTCTGCCCACTCCACCCCCACGAAGGAGGAACAGTGTGTCAGCCAGTTCACCTCTCAGTTCCTCAGGCTGCACTACCTTGAGGAGCTCTATTTGGACTCTATCTCCTTCCTTAAGGACCGCCTGGACCAAGTGCTCAG CTGCCTGAAGACCCCCTTGGAGACCCTGTCAATAACTAACTGCCTGCTTTCGGAATCAGACTTGACGCATCTGTCCCAGCACCTGAACGTCAGTCAGCTGAAGGACCTGGGTCTCAGTGGGGTCAACCTGACCTGTATGAGTGCCGGGCCCCTCCAAGTTCTGATAGAGAGAGCCTCTGCCACCCTCCAGGACCTGGACTTAGATGAGTGTGGGATCATGGACTCCCAGTTCAGTGCCATCCTGCCTGCCCTGAGCCACTGCTCGCAGCTCATGACTTTCAGTTTCTGTGGAAACCCCATCTCCATGGCTGTCCTGGAGGACCTGCTTCACCACACCGTCGGGCTGAGCAAGCTGAGTCACGTGCTGTATCCCGCCCCCCTGGAGAGTTACGAGGATGTCCGTGGCACCCTCCACCTGGGCAGGCTTGCCCACCTGCATGCCAGGCTGAAGCAGATGCTGCAGGAGCTGGGGCGGCCTGGCATGGTCTGGTTCAGTGCCAACCCCTGTCCTCATTGTGGTGATAGGACCTTCTATGACCCGGAGCCCATTCTCTGCCCCTGTTACATGCCTGTGTAG
- the PRAME gene encoding melanoma antigen preferentially expressed in tumors isoform X1: MGPVVILFSHQGLDSFRSRFIRMRLPAPPRLVDLAGQSLLKDQALAIAALEVLPMELFPPLFTAAFAGRYSETLKAMVQAWPFACLPLGALMKEQQPHQEIFQAALDGLDVLLAQEPRPRRWKLQVLDLRKNAHQDFWTVWSGTRASIYSLLEPEVAQPLKKRQKVDSCRPEPKQTLAPVEVLIDLCLKEGTPDESLAYLIRKVKQGKGLLHLCCKKLKIFAMPMQNIKKILKMVQLDSIQDLEVNCTWKLSTLGKFAPHLGQMGNLRRLLLSHIHMSAHSTPTKEEQCVSQFTSQFLRLHYLEELYLDSISFLKDRLDQVLSCLKTPLETLSITNCLLSESDLTHLSQHLNVSQLKDLGLSGVNLTCMSAGPLQVLIERASATLQDLDLDECGIMDSQFSAILPALSHCSQLMTFSFCGNPISMAVLEDLLHHTVGLSKLSHVLYPAPLESYEDVRGTLHLGRLAHLHARLKQMLQELGRPGMVWFSANPCPHCGDRTFYDPEPILCPCYMPV; the protein is encoded by the exons ATGGGGCCAGTGGTTATCTTGTTCTCCCACCAGGGCCTG GATTCTTTTCGGAGCAGATTCATCAGGATGCGCCTCCCGGCCCCACCCAGACTCGTGGATCTGGCAGGTCAGAGCCTGCTGAAGGACCAGGCCTTGGCCATCGCTGCTCTGGAGGTGCTGCCCATGGAGCTCTTCCCACCGCTGTTCACAGCGGCCTTCGCTGGGAGGTACAGTGAGACCCTGAAGGCGATGGTGCAGGCCTGGCCCTTTGCCTGCCTTCCTCTGGGGGCCCTGATGAAGGAGCAGCAGCCTCACCAGGAGATCTTTCAAGCTGCACTGGATGGACTCGACGTCCTGCTTGCCCAGGAGCCTCGGCCCAG GAGGTGGAAACTTCAGGTACTGGATTTACGGAAGAATGCTCATCAGGACTTCTGGACCGTGTGGTCTGGGACCAGGGCCAGTATATACTCCCTGTTGGAGCCAGAGGTGGCCCAGCCCCTGAAGAAGAGGCAAAAAGTAGATAGTTGCAGGCCAGAGCCCAAGCAGACCTTGGCTCCTGTGGAGGTGCTTATCGATCTTTGCCTCAAAGAAGGCACCCCTGATGAGTCTCTCGCCTACCTCATCCGGAAAGTCAAGCAGGGCAAAGGTCTGCTGCATCTGTGCTGTAAGAAGCTGAAGATTTTCGCCATGCCGATGCAGAACATCAAGAAGATCCTGAAAATGGTGCAGCTGGACTCTATCCAGGATTTGGAAGTGAATTGTACCTGGAAACTGTCCACCCTGGGGAAGTTTGCTCCTCACCTGGGTCAGATGGGCAATCTGCGTAGGCTCCTCCTCTCCCACATTCACATGTCTGCCCACTCCACCCCCACGAAGGAGGAACAGTGTGTCAGCCAGTTCACCTCTCAGTTCCTCAGGCTGCACTACCTTGAGGAGCTCTATTTGGACTCTATCTCCTTCCTTAAGGACCGCCTGGACCAAGTGCTCAG CTGCCTGAAGACCCCCTTGGAGACCCTGTCAATAACTAACTGCCTGCTTTCGGAATCAGACTTGACGCATCTGTCCCAGCACCTGAACGTCAGTCAGCTGAAGGACCTGGGTCTCAGTGGGGTCAACCTGACCTGTATGAGTGCCGGGCCCCTCCAAGTTCTGATAGAGAGAGCCTCTGCCACCCTCCAGGACCTGGACTTAGATGAGTGTGGGATCATGGACTCCCAGTTCAGTGCCATCCTGCCTGCCCTGAGCCACTGCTCGCAGCTCATGACTTTCAGTTTCTGTGGAAACCCCATCTCCATGGCTGTCCTGGAGGACCTGCTTCACCACACCGTCGGGCTGAGCAAGCTGAGTCACGTGCTGTATCCCGCCCCCCTGGAGAGTTACGAGGATGTCCGTGGCACCCTCCACCTGGGCAGGCTTGCCCACCTGCATGCCAGGCTGAAGCAGATGCTGCAGGAGCTGGGGCGGCCTGGCATGGTCTGGTTCAGTGCCAACCCCTGTCCTCATTGTGGTGATAGGACCTTCTATGACCCGGAGCCCATTCTCTGCCCCTGTTACATGCCTGTGTAG